A genomic region of Metopolophium dirhodum isolate CAU chromosome 1, ASM1992520v1, whole genome shotgun sequence contains the following coding sequences:
- the LOC132940619 gene encoding zinc finger protein 90-like: MSLGNEGAIVKANTKIKLGQEITVNYGPHYFGQNNSECMCHSCEIKQTGHFQEATEQGACCINPNSDCSEDNSENEPREDVFTCNLCGQNFLYKCWLSRHIASHIAPIHTSCEQCDRVFKRKDTLQRHIKTVHLKVSHSCDICGQKFSTSHSKIRHIDRVHIEEDTTVHCPKCPIFSGYDF; the protein is encoded by the coding sequence ATGTCATTAGGAAATGAAGGAGCTATTGTAAAAGCCAATACAAAAATCAAACTAGGCCAAGAAATAACAGTAAACTATGGGCCACACTATTTCGGACAAAACAATTCAGAATGTATGTGTCACTCGTGTGAGATTAAACAAACAGGACATTTTCAAGAAGCAACAGAACAAGGTGCCTGTTGCATAAATCCGAATTCAGACTGCAGTGAAGATAATTCAGAAAACGAACCCAGAGAAGATGTGTTTACATGCAATTTATGTGgacaaaattttttatacaaatgttGGCTAAGTAGACACATTGCTTCACATATAGCCCCAATCCACACGTCATGTGAACAATGCGATCGGGTTTTCAAAAGAAAAGATACACTACAAAGACATATCAAAACTGTTCATCTAAAAGTGAGTCATTCTTGTGATATTTGCGGTCAAAAGTTTAGCACAAGTCACAGCAAAATAAGGCACATCGACAGGGTTCATATCGAAGAGGATACCACAGTCCACTGTCCAAAATGTCCTATCTTCTCTGGGTACGATTTCTGA